In bacterium HR11, a single window of DNA contains:
- the pyrR gene encoding Bifunctional protein PyrR, whose amino-acid sequence MRIVMTPEDMSRTLSRMAHEIAEKFNREIAQAVMVGIRTRGLPLAQRLQALLRDVTGVTLPLGVLDITLYRDDLTQIGPAPLVRKTELPFRVTDRPVFLVDDVLFTGRTIRAALDELVDYGRPRTVRLFVLIDRDHRELPIQADVVGQFVATELDEIVHVLLRETDGRDGVVVARRTEPLDPEALV is encoded by the coding sequence ATGCGGATCGTCATGACCCCTGAAGACATGAGTCGGACGTTGAGTCGGATGGCCCATGAGATTGCCGAGAAATTTAACCGGGAGATCGCCCAGGCCGTCATGGTCGGCATCCGGACCCGGGGTCTCCCCCTGGCCCAGCGGCTCCAGGCCCTCCTCCGGGACGTCACTGGCGTGACCCTCCCCCTGGGCGTCCTGGATATCACGCTGTACCGGGACGACCTGACCCAAATCGGACCGGCCCCCCTCGTCCGTAAGACGGAACTCCCCTTTCGAGTCACGGACCGCCCCGTCTTTCTCGTCGACGACGTCCTGTTCACGGGTCGGACCATTCGGGCGGCCCTGGATGAGCTCGTCGACTACGGCCGGCCCCGGACGGTCCGACTGTTTGTCCTCATCGACCGAGACCATCGGGAGTTACCCATTCAAGCGGACGTCGTCGGCCAGTTTGTGGCGACCGAACTCGACGAAATCGTTCACGTCCTCCTTCGGGAAACCGACGGCCGGGACGGCGTCGTCGTCGCCCGGCGGACCGAACCCCTGGACCCCGAGGCCCTGGTATGA